The following coding sequences lie in one Oryza brachyantha chromosome 10, ObraRS2, whole genome shotgun sequence genomic window:
- the LOC102713771 gene encoding bifunctional epoxide hydrolase 2-like: MADQIQHLHLPVRGLNLHVAQAGKDELGTVVFLHGFPEIWYSWRHQMLAAAAAGYRAIAPDCRGYGLSGQPPEEEEATWDDLVADVLAILDALAVPRAFLVGKDFGAMPAYDFALRHPERTRGVACLGIPFSPVPAAFDAMPEGFYVLRWREPGRAEADFGRHDVRRVVRTIYILFSGADIPIAKEGQEIMDLADLSTPLPPWFSDEDLDAYASLYKNSGFRFPLQMPYRAIHRRPNLMDARFEVPVLMVVGEKDYAFKFPGFEEAVRGGAMERFAPELEVAYLPEGSHFAQEQLPEQVNRLLLGFFQAHLDPVAAT, encoded by the exons ATGGCGGATCAGATACAGCATCTCCACCTACCCGTCCGTGGCCTCAACCTCCACGTCGCTCAAGCAGGCAAAG ATGAGCTTGGGACGGTGGTGTTCTTGCACGGGTTCCCGGAGATATGGTACTCGTGGCGCCACCAGAtgctggccgcggcggccgccgggtACCGCGCCATCGCGCCGGACTGCCGCGGGTACGGGCTGTCGGGGcagccgccggaggaggaggaggcgacgtgGGAcgacctcgtcgccgacgtgcTCGCCATCCTCGACGCGCTGGCCGTGCCCAGGGCGTTCCTGGTGGGCAAGGACTTCGGCGCCATGCCGGCGTACGACTTCGCGCTCCGCCACCCGGAGCGCACCCGCGGCGTGGCGTGCCTCGGCATCCCCTTCAGCCCCGTCCCGGCCGCCTTCGACGCCATGCCCGAGGGCTTCTACGTCCTCCGGTGGCGC GAACCGgggagggcggaggcggacttcgGGCGGCACGACGTCCGGCGAGTGGTGCGCACCATCTACATcctcttctccggcgccgACATCCCCATAGCCAAAGAAGGGCAGGAGATCATGGACCTCGCCGACCTCTccacgccgctgccgccttGGTTCTCCGATGAAGACCTCGACGCCTACGCATCTCTCTACAAGAACTCCGGCTTCCGCTTCCCCCTCCAGATGCCATacag GGCGATACACAGGAGGCCGAACCTGATGGACGCGAGGTTCGAGGTGCCGGTGCTGATGGTGGTGGGGGAGAAGGACTACGCGTTCAAGTTCCCGGGGTTCGAGGAGGCCGTGAGGGGCGGCGCCATGGAGAGGTTCGCGCCGGAGCTGGAGGTGGCGTACCTGCCGGAGGGGAGCCACTTCGCGCAGGAGCAGCTCCCGGAGCAGGTCAACCGCCTCCTGCTCGGGTTCTTCCAGGCGCACCTGGACCCGGTCGCTGCCACGTAG